The following proteins are co-located in the Podarcis raffonei isolate rPodRaf1 chromosome 5, rPodRaf1.pri, whole genome shotgun sequence genome:
- the MBNL1 gene encoding muscleblind-like protein 1 isoform X11: protein MAMLAQQMQLANAMMPGAPLQPVNHMPQTFQKRGGEGSPYFIDTDSIYQYQTLKRALDQWSSSDGSGPTTGSQTDLRWVATAALPQYKYMPMFSVAPSLATNASTAFNPYLGPVSPGLVPAEILPSGPMLVAGNPGMPVPAAAAAAAQKLMRTDRLEVCREYQRGNCNRGENDCRFAHPADSAMIDTNDNTVTVCMDYIKGRCSREKCKYFHPPAHLQAKIKAAQYQVNQAAAAQAAATAAAMTQSAVKSLKRPLEATFDLGIPQAVLPPLPKRPALEKTNGATAVFNTGIFQYQQALANMQLQQHTAFLPPGSILCMTPATSVVPMVHGGTPTTVSAAATSATSVPFATAATANQIPIISAEHLTSHKYVTQM from the exons ATGGCCATGCTGGCCCAGCAGATGCAACTAGCCAATGCCATGATGCCTGGTGCCCCGTTACAACCAGTG AACCATATGCCTCAGACATtccaaaaaagagggggggagggatcTCCATATTTCATCGACACTGATTCCATTTATCAATACCAAACACTAAAG AGAGCCCTAGACCAATGGTCTTCATCTGATGGGTCGGGACCCACTACCGGGTCGCAGACTGATCTAAGATGGGTCgcaacagcagcactaccacaatacaaatatatg ccAATGTTTTCAGTTGCACCAAGCTTAGCCACCAATGCTTCAACAGCCTTTAACCCCTACTTGGGGCCTGTCTCTCCTGGTTTGGTCCCAGCAGAGATCCTGCCGTCAGGGCCAATGCTGGTTGCGGGGAATCCTGGCATGccagttcctgctgctgctgcagcagccgcACAAAAGCTAATGAGGACAGACAGACTGGAG GTATGCCGAGAGTACCAGCGTGGCAATTGTAACCGAGGAGAAAACGATTGCCGGTTCGCTCACCCTGCCGACAGTGCAATGATTGATACCAATGACAACACCGTTACCGTCTGCATGGATTACATCAAAGGGAGATGCTCAAGGGAAAAGTGCAAATATTTCCACCCTCCTGCACACCTGCAAGCTAAGATAAAAGCTGCCCAGTACCAGGTCAACCAAGCAGCAGCTGCTCAGGCAGCAGCTACTGCAGCAGCCATG ACTCAGTCGGCTGTCAAATCACTGAAGCGACCCCTCGAGGCAACCTTTGACCTG GGAATTCCTCAAGCTGTACTCCCCCCATTACCAAAGAGGCCTGCGCTTGAAAAAACCAATGGTGCCACCGCTGTCTTTAATACTGGTATCTTCCAATACCAGCAGGCTCTTGCAAACATGCAATTGCAACAGCATACAGCCTTCCTTCCACCAG GCTCAATATTGTGCATGACACCCGCTACAAGTGTTG TTCCCATGGTGCACGGCGGTACGCCCACCACTGTGTCTGCAGCAGCAACATCTGCCACAAGCGTCCCCTTCGCTACAGCAGCCACAGCCAACCAG ATACCCATAATATCTGCCGAACATCTGACTAGCCACAAGTATGTTACACAGATGTAG